One region of Monomorium pharaonis isolate MP-MQ-018 chromosome 11, ASM1337386v2, whole genome shotgun sequence genomic DNA includes:
- the LOC105829137 gene encoding diacylglycerol kinase eta isoform X1 translates to MSKQGRARSRRSRFKVITPLRSLVFCGENRQNMEEWLNVLRTATESQPQGDPGTAEFLGGNHQWYATNHARPTYCNVCRDALHGVTSHGLSCEACKYKVHKRCSAKAINNCKWTTLASIGKDIIEEPDGNITMPHQWMEGNLPVSSKCFICDKTCGSVLRLQDWRCLWCKATVHSTCKPARNTPCLLGPAKLSVVPPTALHSIGSDEAWEAVRPTGCSPLLVFVNSKSGDNQGVKFLRRFKQLLNPAQVFDLIKAGPGPGLRLFRHFDPFRILVCSGDGSVGWVLSEIDRLGMHAKQCQIGVLPLGTGNDLARVLGWGSSCDDDTHLPQLLEKYEKASTKMLDRWSIMTFERSISLPCHKVTQPDPAIKSSIAHQYEDSVLAHITNILQSDQESIVISSAKILCETVKDFATHILEASLNTGDQQLEEKCTILQQKLDLLLQTLSKEENYLSDNTDEIDVGTLKTETFSNVQEKGALEKPEKEMTNLKKVKRRYMERDVVMSRANSLKRAIRRLVEHTETTVDEQNNPSDEKQGSKLPNITVISDSSSINIITNKKQQLDIPGLSQTDRLDNISLIPTVGSASSLEILSPCPSPTPNVASLSPMPDLRRDSQPEELLTLPAPDGFADSRRNSENIPQGILSFDVTTVQIVGGQQEAQTANDNFLSSEPTQVEASSDVPVTVTKTTLDTSTPSDDATMQDTIVSPDTDSLHSKNISPEHVQKPTIAKVGTRGSCTNSIISTDSIVSETFDSNSYTVRNSESEIGHIDSDIFDSTKRSESSEIGHIDSPDNSDMLSSETQHSESGLEDLSSLGQDVISAIMGEKYDSVREGLEIEESHRYCGLAQFSEGNDIGRHSFKKSMKNTKTDKETMLSKYKTMDGLATCVRVSGTKSSQSVETNVILGSKFETIEKEKASDLLGAPVCCFTVSSDNTQTNEKCVTNFPPQISVIVDPPSPSLSIGSHHKLNVDYNLDPHDKQYSSGNSMERLSVELPDSGFSPQATRRISSGSLLKASEVVSLAATTARLGGSSISLRHERAKSVDKTEDVKKLPIINPLVRLPMWPNVSGGAGLISQALLANADALCAAVSPLMDPDETLMEGYFERCVMNNYFGIGIDAKISLDFHNKREEHPEKCRSRAKNYMWYGVLGSKQWIQKTYKNLEQRVQLECDGQRIPLPSLQGIVVLNIPSFMGGTNFWGGTKEGDLFLAPSFDDRILEVVAVFGSVQMAASRLINLQHHRIAQCQTVQINILGEEGVPIQVDGEAWIQPPGIIRIIHKNRMQMLYRNRALETSLRAWEEKQRNTLSAVTQSTSSTISNASQHRAQLQICSKPPQLNDEELSILFNFIEAVTTLVKWVKLLIISHPSLEPDLYQVASRTANALEQVHPDGKILQGISLRPRVTELVSSARQLYEDSCELLRDKAHNLKLREDLENKLSLSLACMEQELRKCTFDEGGTGLVYLQNISTDEQGDKKNRHRGLFWLKFRRFGGNSSGAGHPARDQVTTWGVQEVCTWLENMQLGEYAEKFVSHDIRGRELLTLARRDLKELGITKVGHVKRILQAINDLNN, encoded by the exons ATGTCGAAGCAAGGGAGAGCCCGCTCCCGTCGCTCTCGATTCAAG GTGATAACTCCGCTTCGCTCTCTAGTTTTTTGTGGTGAAAACAGACAAAACATGGAGGAGTGGTTGAACGTCCTAAGAACAGCGACGGAGAGTCAACCTCAGGGTGATCCTGGAACTGCCGAGTTCCTGGGAGGTAATCATCAGTGGTACGCAACTAATCACGCCAGACCTACGTATTGCAACGTCTGTAGAGATGCTCTACATG GTGTTACTTCCCACGGTTTAAGTTGCGAAGCTTGTAAATACAAGGTACATAAAAGATGTAGTGCaaaagcaataaataattgcaaGTGGACCACTTTAGCATCCATTGGGAAAGATATCATTGAAGAGCCAGATGGG AACATCACAATGCCACATCAGTGGATGGAGGGAAATTTACCAGTGTCCTCAAAATGCTTTATCTGCGATAAGACATGTGGCTCTGTACTTAG GCTTCAAGATTGGCGATGTTTATGGTGCAAAGCAACTGTGCACTCGACATGCAAACCTGCCAGAAATACACCGTGTCTACTAGGACCAGCTAAACTCAGTGTAGTGCCTCCTACAGCTTTGCACAGTATAG gtAGCGACGAAGCTTGGGAAGCAGTTAGACCTACGGGATGCAGTCCACTTTTAGTATTTGTAAACAGTAAATCTGGTGACAATCAAGGTGTTAAGTTTCTTAGGAGATTTAAACAATTACTGAATCCCGCACAAGTGTTCGACCTTATAAAAGCAGGGCCAGGTCCAGg ATTAAGACTGTTTCGACACTTTGATCCATTCCGGATTTTAGTGTGTAGTGGTGATGGATCTGTAGGATGGGTACTTTCGGAAATTGATCGACTTGGAATGCAT GCG AAGCAATGTCAAATTGGGGTACTACCTTTAGGGACAGGGAATGACTTGGCGCGTGTATTAGGCTGGGGATCGTCATGCGATGATGACACACATTTACCTCAACTACTGGAGAAATACGAAAAAGCAAGCACAAAAATGCTGGATCGATGGAGTATTATGACATTCGAACGCAGCATATCTCTGCCATGTCACAAAGTGACTCAGCCTGATCCGGCTATAAAATCGAGCATAGCTCATCAATATGAGGACAGCGTTCTTGCTcatataacaaacattttgcAATCTGATCAGGAGAGCATAGTTATATCTAGTGCCAA aattttatgtgaaaCAGTAAAAGATTTTGCAACACATATACTGGAAGCCAGTCTAAACACAGGGGACCAACAATTGGAAGAAAAATGCACAATACTTCAACAAAAACTTGACCTGTTGTTGCAAACATTATCGAAAGAAGAAAACTATTTATCCGATAACACAGATGAAATTGACGTTGGCACTCTAAAAACCGAAACTTTTAGCAACGTTCAGGAGAAAGGTGCTTTAGAAAAGCCTGAGAAAGaaatgacaaatttaaaaaaagttaaaagacgTTATATGGAGAGAGATGTTGTGATGTCtag AGCAAATAGCTTGAAGAGAGCTATTAGAAGATTAGTGGAACATACAGAAACTACTGTCGATGAGCAGAACAATCCTTCGGACGAGAAGCAGGGCAGTAAGTTGCCAAATATCACTGTAATATCTGATAGTtcttctataaatattataacaa ACAAGAAACAGCAATTAGATATCCCTGGTTTATCACAAACAGATCGACTCGACAACATAAGTTTGATACCAACTGTAGGATCTGCCAGTAGCTTAGAGATTCTCTCACCTTGTCCAAGTCCTACTCCTAACGTGGCATCTTTGAGCCCGATGCCCGATTTAAGGAGAGATTCGCAACCCGAAGAATTACTGACTCTTCCTGCACCCGACGGTTTCGCCGATAGTAGGCGAAACAGCGAAAATATACCACAAGG AATTCTCAGTTTTGACGTGACCACAGTACAAATTGTCGGTGGTCAACAAGAAGCTCAGACAGCTAATGATAATTTTCTGTCGTCCGAACCCACACAAGTAGAAGCTTCTTCCGACGTTCCTGTAACAGTAACAAAGACCACTTTGGACACAAGTACACCATCAGACGATGCGACCATGCAAGACACTATCGTTTCTCCTGACACGGATTCGCttcattctaaaaatatttcgccAGAGCACGTACAAAAACCTACGATAGCGAAAGTGGGAACTAGAGGTAGCTGTACTAATAGTATCATCAGTACAGATAGCATAGTTTCCGAAACTTTTGATTCCAATAGTTACACTGTACGAAATAGCGAGAGTGAAATTG GGCATATAGACAGCGATATATTTGACTCCACAAAAAGATCTGAAAGCTCGGAGATCGGGCACATCGATTCGCCGGATAATTCCGATATGCTCTCCAGCGAAACTCAACATTCGGAAAGTGGCTTGGAGGATTTAAGCTCCCTCGGACAGGATGTGATTAGTGCAATAATGGGTGAGAAGTATGATTCTGTCAGGGAAGGCTTAGAAATTGAAGAGTCACATAGATATTGTGGTTTAGCCCAATTCAGCGAGGGAAATGATATTGGAAGGCACTCGTTCAAGAAAAGCATGAAAAATACAAAGACGGATAAAGAG ACAATGCTGagtaaatataaaacgatGGATGGCTTGGCAACGTGTGTACGTGTCTCAGGAACGAAATCGTCGCAATCTGTGGAAACGAATGTAATACTTGGATCTAAGTTTGAAAccattgaaaaagaaaaagcgtCCGATTTGCTGGGAGCACCGGTATGCTGTTTCACCGTCTCGTCGGACAATACGCAGACCAACGAAAAGTGCGTTACAAATTTCCCACCGCAGATTAGCGTTATCGTTGATCCACCAAGTCCATCGTTATCGATTGGGAGTCATCACAAACTTAATGTAGATTATAATCTGGATCCACATGACAAGCAATACAGTAGCGGCAACAGTATGGAAAGAT TGAGCGTGGAGCTCCCCGATTCAGGCTTCTCTCCGCAAGCTACACGGCGTATAAGCAGTGGCAGTTTGTTGAAGGCATCGGAGGTTGTGTCATTGGCGGCAACTACTGCACGTCTAGGTGGCTCGAGCATAAGCTTGCGTCATGAAAGAGCGAAATCTGTAGACAAAACGGAGGACGTAAAGAAACTCCCTATAATAAATCCTTTAGTTCGATTGCCTATGTGGCCAA ATGTAAGTGGCGGAGCTGGTCTCATCAGTCAAGCATTACTGGCAAATGCAGATGCTCTATGTGCAGCGGTATCTCCTTTAATGGATCCAGATGAAACGTTAAT GGAAGGTTACTTTGAACGATGCGTCATGAACAATTACTTCGGTATCGGCATAGATGCGAAGATCAGTCTCGACTTTCACAATAAGAGAGAAGAACACCCAGAGAAATGTCGATCGCGTGCCAAGAATTACATGTGGTACGGTGTCTTAGGTTCTAAACAATGGATACAAAAAACCTACAAAAATCTCGAACAGAGGGTTCAGCTGGAATGCGATGGCCAAAGAATACCATTGCCTTCTTTGCAAGGGATTGTTGTGTTAAATATACCAAG CTTCATGGGCGGCACGAATTTCTGGGGAGGTACGAAGGAAGGGGATTTATTCTTAGCACCGTCGTTCGATGATCGCATATTGGAAGTGGTGGCAGTATTTGGATCTGTTCAAATGGCTGCCTCGCGACTCATCAATTTACAGCATCACAGAATAGCTCAATGCCAGACAGTTCAGATTAATATCTTGGGAGAAGAGGGTGTCCCTATACAGGTCGACGGTGAGGCTTGGATTCAACCACCTGGTATTATAAGGATTATACACAAGAATCGGATGCAAATGCTTTATAGAAATAga GCACTTGAAACCTCGTTGAGGGCATGGGAGGAGAAGCAACGCAATACATTAAGCGCCGTAACTCAATCTACTTCCTCTACTATAAGCAATGCGTCACAACATAGAGCACAACTGCAAATATGTAGTAAGCCTCCTCAGTTGAATGATGAAGAGCTCAGCAttctattcaattttattgaagccGTAACGACCTTAGTCAAGTGGGTAAAACTGTTAATTATATCGCATCCAAGCTTAGAACCAGATCTGTATCAAGTAGCCTCGCGAACAGCAAACGCGCTTGAACAAGTACATCCGGATGGTAAAATTCTGCAAGGG atAAGCTTGAGACCTAGAGTAACCGAGTTGGTATCAAGCGCGCGGCAATTGTACGAAGATTCTTGCGAGTTACTGCGCGATAAAGCTCATAACTTG AAATTACGAGAGGATTTAGAAAACAAGTTATCTCTGTCTCTAGCTTGTATGGAACAGGAATTACGAAAGTGCACCTTTGACGAAGGAGGCACAGGACTGGTTTACTTGCAAAACATTTCCACGGATGAGCAG ggagataaaaaaaatcgtcatCGAGGGTTGTTCTGGTTAAAGTTTCGTCGCTTCGGTGGCAACTCGAGCGGTGCGGGTCATCCGGCGCGAGATCAAGTCACCACGTGGGGCGTGCAGGAGGTGTGCACCTGGCTGGAGAATATGCAACTGGGAGAATACGCTGAGAAATTCGTGTCTCACGATATACGCGGTAGAGAGCTATTAACCTTAGCTCGTCGTGATCTAAAGGAGCTGGGCATCACCAAGGTGGGGCATGTCAAACGCATCTTACAAGCCATCAATGATCTGAATAACTGA
- the LOC105829137 gene encoding diacylglycerol kinase eta isoform X4 yields the protein MLVITPLRSLVFCGENRQNMEEWLNVLRTATESQPQGDPGTAEFLGGNHQWYATNHARPTYCNVCRDALHGVTSHGLSCEACKYKVHKRCSAKAINNCKWTTLASIGKDIIEEPDGNITMPHQWMEGNLPVSSKCFICDKTCGSVLRLQDWRCLWCKATVHSTCKPARNTPCLLGPAKLSVVPPTALHSIGSDEAWEAVRPTGCSPLLVFVNSKSGDNQGVKFLRRFKQLLNPAQVFDLIKAGPGPGLRLFRHFDPFRILVCSGDGSVGWVLSEIDRLGMHAKQCQIGVLPLGTGNDLARVLGWGSSCDDDTHLPQLLEKYEKASTKMLDRWSIMTFERSISLPCHKVTQPDPAIKSSIAHQYEDSVLAHITNILQSDQESIVISSAKILCETVKDFATHILEASLNTGDQQLEEKCTILQQKLDLLLQTLSKEENYLSDNTDEIDVGTLKTETFSNVQEKGALEKPEKEMTNLKKVKRRYMERDVVMSRANSLKRAIRRLVEHTETTVDEQNNPSDEKQGSKLPNITVISDSSSINIITNKKQQLDIPGLSQTDRLDNISLIPTVGSASSLEILSPCPSPTPNVASLSPMPDLRRDSQPEELLTLPAPDGFADSRRNSENIPQGILSFDVTTVQIVGGQQEAQTANDNFLSSEPTQVEASSDVPVTVTKTTLDTSTPSDDATMQDTIVSPDTDSLHSKNISPEHVQKPTIAKVGTRGSCTNSIISTDSIVSETFDSNSYTVRNSESEIGHIDSDIFDSTKRSESSEIGHIDSPDNSDMLSSETQHSESGLEDLSSLGQDVISAIMGEKYDSVREGLEIEESHRYCGLAQFSEGNDIGRHSFKKSMKNTKTDKETMLSKYKTMDGLATCVRVSGTKSSQSVETNVILGSKFETIEKEKASDLLGAPVCCFTVSSDNTQTNEKCVTNFPPQISVIVDPPSPSLSIGSHHKLNVDYNLDPHDKQYSSGNSMERLSVELPDSGFSPQATRRISSGSLLKASEVVSLAATTARLGGSSISLRHERAKSVDKTEDVKKLPIINPLVRLPMWPNVSGGAGLISQALLANADALCAAVSPLMDPDETLMEGYFERCVMNNYFGIGIDAKISLDFHNKREEHPEKCRSRAKNYMWYGVLGSKQWIQKTYKNLEQRVQLECDGQRIPLPSLQGIVVLNIPSFMGGTNFWGGTKEGDLFLAPSFDDRILEVVAVFGSVQMAASRLINLQHHRIAQCQTVQINILGEEGVPIQVDGEAWIQPPGIIRIIHKNRMQMLYRNRALETSLRAWEEKQRNTLSAVTQSTSSTISNASQHRAQLQICSKPPQLNDEELSILFNFIEAVTTLVKWVKLLIISHPSLEPDLYQVASRTANALEQVHPDGKILQGISLRPRVTELVSSARQLYEDSCELLRDKAHNLKLREDLENKLSLSLACMEQELRKCTFDEGGTGLVYLQNISTDEQGDKKNRHRGLFWLKFRRFGGNSSGAGHPARDQVTTWGVQEVCTWLENMQLGEYAEKFVSHDIRGRELLTLARRDLKELGITKVGHVKRILQAINDLNN from the exons ATGCTT GTGATAACTCCGCTTCGCTCTCTAGTTTTTTGTGGTGAAAACAGACAAAACATGGAGGAGTGGTTGAACGTCCTAAGAACAGCGACGGAGAGTCAACCTCAGGGTGATCCTGGAACTGCCGAGTTCCTGGGAGGTAATCATCAGTGGTACGCAACTAATCACGCCAGACCTACGTATTGCAACGTCTGTAGAGATGCTCTACATG GTGTTACTTCCCACGGTTTAAGTTGCGAAGCTTGTAAATACAAGGTACATAAAAGATGTAGTGCaaaagcaataaataattgcaaGTGGACCACTTTAGCATCCATTGGGAAAGATATCATTGAAGAGCCAGATGGG AACATCACAATGCCACATCAGTGGATGGAGGGAAATTTACCAGTGTCCTCAAAATGCTTTATCTGCGATAAGACATGTGGCTCTGTACTTAG GCTTCAAGATTGGCGATGTTTATGGTGCAAAGCAACTGTGCACTCGACATGCAAACCTGCCAGAAATACACCGTGTCTACTAGGACCAGCTAAACTCAGTGTAGTGCCTCCTACAGCTTTGCACAGTATAG gtAGCGACGAAGCTTGGGAAGCAGTTAGACCTACGGGATGCAGTCCACTTTTAGTATTTGTAAACAGTAAATCTGGTGACAATCAAGGTGTTAAGTTTCTTAGGAGATTTAAACAATTACTGAATCCCGCACAAGTGTTCGACCTTATAAAAGCAGGGCCAGGTCCAGg ATTAAGACTGTTTCGACACTTTGATCCATTCCGGATTTTAGTGTGTAGTGGTGATGGATCTGTAGGATGGGTACTTTCGGAAATTGATCGACTTGGAATGCAT GCG AAGCAATGTCAAATTGGGGTACTACCTTTAGGGACAGGGAATGACTTGGCGCGTGTATTAGGCTGGGGATCGTCATGCGATGATGACACACATTTACCTCAACTACTGGAGAAATACGAAAAAGCAAGCACAAAAATGCTGGATCGATGGAGTATTATGACATTCGAACGCAGCATATCTCTGCCATGTCACAAAGTGACTCAGCCTGATCCGGCTATAAAATCGAGCATAGCTCATCAATATGAGGACAGCGTTCTTGCTcatataacaaacattttgcAATCTGATCAGGAGAGCATAGTTATATCTAGTGCCAA aattttatgtgaaaCAGTAAAAGATTTTGCAACACATATACTGGAAGCCAGTCTAAACACAGGGGACCAACAATTGGAAGAAAAATGCACAATACTTCAACAAAAACTTGACCTGTTGTTGCAAACATTATCGAAAGAAGAAAACTATTTATCCGATAACACAGATGAAATTGACGTTGGCACTCTAAAAACCGAAACTTTTAGCAACGTTCAGGAGAAAGGTGCTTTAGAAAAGCCTGAGAAAGaaatgacaaatttaaaaaaagttaaaagacgTTATATGGAGAGAGATGTTGTGATGTCtag AGCAAATAGCTTGAAGAGAGCTATTAGAAGATTAGTGGAACATACAGAAACTACTGTCGATGAGCAGAACAATCCTTCGGACGAGAAGCAGGGCAGTAAGTTGCCAAATATCACTGTAATATCTGATAGTtcttctataaatattataacaa ACAAGAAACAGCAATTAGATATCCCTGGTTTATCACAAACAGATCGACTCGACAACATAAGTTTGATACCAACTGTAGGATCTGCCAGTAGCTTAGAGATTCTCTCACCTTGTCCAAGTCCTACTCCTAACGTGGCATCTTTGAGCCCGATGCCCGATTTAAGGAGAGATTCGCAACCCGAAGAATTACTGACTCTTCCTGCACCCGACGGTTTCGCCGATAGTAGGCGAAACAGCGAAAATATACCACAAGG AATTCTCAGTTTTGACGTGACCACAGTACAAATTGTCGGTGGTCAACAAGAAGCTCAGACAGCTAATGATAATTTTCTGTCGTCCGAACCCACACAAGTAGAAGCTTCTTCCGACGTTCCTGTAACAGTAACAAAGACCACTTTGGACACAAGTACACCATCAGACGATGCGACCATGCAAGACACTATCGTTTCTCCTGACACGGATTCGCttcattctaaaaatatttcgccAGAGCACGTACAAAAACCTACGATAGCGAAAGTGGGAACTAGAGGTAGCTGTACTAATAGTATCATCAGTACAGATAGCATAGTTTCCGAAACTTTTGATTCCAATAGTTACACTGTACGAAATAGCGAGAGTGAAATTG GGCATATAGACAGCGATATATTTGACTCCACAAAAAGATCTGAAAGCTCGGAGATCGGGCACATCGATTCGCCGGATAATTCCGATATGCTCTCCAGCGAAACTCAACATTCGGAAAGTGGCTTGGAGGATTTAAGCTCCCTCGGACAGGATGTGATTAGTGCAATAATGGGTGAGAAGTATGATTCTGTCAGGGAAGGCTTAGAAATTGAAGAGTCACATAGATATTGTGGTTTAGCCCAATTCAGCGAGGGAAATGATATTGGAAGGCACTCGTTCAAGAAAAGCATGAAAAATACAAAGACGGATAAAGAG ACAATGCTGagtaaatataaaacgatGGATGGCTTGGCAACGTGTGTACGTGTCTCAGGAACGAAATCGTCGCAATCTGTGGAAACGAATGTAATACTTGGATCTAAGTTTGAAAccattgaaaaagaaaaagcgtCCGATTTGCTGGGAGCACCGGTATGCTGTTTCACCGTCTCGTCGGACAATACGCAGACCAACGAAAAGTGCGTTACAAATTTCCCACCGCAGATTAGCGTTATCGTTGATCCACCAAGTCCATCGTTATCGATTGGGAGTCATCACAAACTTAATGTAGATTATAATCTGGATCCACATGACAAGCAATACAGTAGCGGCAACAGTATGGAAAGAT TGAGCGTGGAGCTCCCCGATTCAGGCTTCTCTCCGCAAGCTACACGGCGTATAAGCAGTGGCAGTTTGTTGAAGGCATCGGAGGTTGTGTCATTGGCGGCAACTACTGCACGTCTAGGTGGCTCGAGCATAAGCTTGCGTCATGAAAGAGCGAAATCTGTAGACAAAACGGAGGACGTAAAGAAACTCCCTATAATAAATCCTTTAGTTCGATTGCCTATGTGGCCAA ATGTAAGTGGCGGAGCTGGTCTCATCAGTCAAGCATTACTGGCAAATGCAGATGCTCTATGTGCAGCGGTATCTCCTTTAATGGATCCAGATGAAACGTTAAT GGAAGGTTACTTTGAACGATGCGTCATGAACAATTACTTCGGTATCGGCATAGATGCGAAGATCAGTCTCGACTTTCACAATAAGAGAGAAGAACACCCAGAGAAATGTCGATCGCGTGCCAAGAATTACATGTGGTACGGTGTCTTAGGTTCTAAACAATGGATACAAAAAACCTACAAAAATCTCGAACAGAGGGTTCAGCTGGAATGCGATGGCCAAAGAATACCATTGCCTTCTTTGCAAGGGATTGTTGTGTTAAATATACCAAG CTTCATGGGCGGCACGAATTTCTGGGGAGGTACGAAGGAAGGGGATTTATTCTTAGCACCGTCGTTCGATGATCGCATATTGGAAGTGGTGGCAGTATTTGGATCTGTTCAAATGGCTGCCTCGCGACTCATCAATTTACAGCATCACAGAATAGCTCAATGCCAGACAGTTCAGATTAATATCTTGGGAGAAGAGGGTGTCCCTATACAGGTCGACGGTGAGGCTTGGATTCAACCACCTGGTATTATAAGGATTATACACAAGAATCGGATGCAAATGCTTTATAGAAATAga GCACTTGAAACCTCGTTGAGGGCATGGGAGGAGAAGCAACGCAATACATTAAGCGCCGTAACTCAATCTACTTCCTCTACTATAAGCAATGCGTCACAACATAGAGCACAACTGCAAATATGTAGTAAGCCTCCTCAGTTGAATGATGAAGAGCTCAGCAttctattcaattttattgaagccGTAACGACCTTAGTCAAGTGGGTAAAACTGTTAATTATATCGCATCCAAGCTTAGAACCAGATCTGTATCAAGTAGCCTCGCGAACAGCAAACGCGCTTGAACAAGTACATCCGGATGGTAAAATTCTGCAAGGG atAAGCTTGAGACCTAGAGTAACCGAGTTGGTATCAAGCGCGCGGCAATTGTACGAAGATTCTTGCGAGTTACTGCGCGATAAAGCTCATAACTTG AAATTACGAGAGGATTTAGAAAACAAGTTATCTCTGTCTCTAGCTTGTATGGAACAGGAATTACGAAAGTGCACCTTTGACGAAGGAGGCACAGGACTGGTTTACTTGCAAAACATTTCCACGGATGAGCAG ggagataaaaaaaatcgtcatCGAGGGTTGTTCTGGTTAAAGTTTCGTCGCTTCGGTGGCAACTCGAGCGGTGCGGGTCATCCGGCGCGAGATCAAGTCACCACGTGGGGCGTGCAGGAGGTGTGCACCTGGCTGGAGAATATGCAACTGGGAGAATACGCTGAGAAATTCGTGTCTCACGATATACGCGGTAGAGAGCTATTAACCTTAGCTCGTCGTGATCTAAAGGAGCTGGGCATCACCAAGGTGGGGCATGTCAAACGCATCTTACAAGCCATCAATGATCTGAATAACTGA